CGTTAAAAACGACATTTCACTATTCCGCACTTCTCGGTGCGGCATTACTCATGGCAACAGCGCCTGCTGTTGCCAACGAATCTAGAACCAAACAAGACTTAAGCGAAGTCCAGCAACAGCTTAAAGCTAGCCAACAAGCGTTAGAAAAGCAGCGCGGTGAAATTAACAGTCACGAAGCAAAGCTCAAAGCCTTCGAACTTGATATTGCTAAAAGTGCCAAAGCTATCTCACTCACAGAAATCGGGATCAAAGAAAACCAAACCGAGCAGGCCGAACTTAAAAAGCAAGAAAGCACGCTGCTAAACGACAAGAAAAAATTTGAAAAGATCCTTGCGGCTCAGCTAAAAAGTGCCTACATGACGGGCTCTCATGATTATTCCAGAATGTTACTTAATCAAGAGCATGCCACAAAGCTAGAGCGCACCATTGCCTATTATGATTACCTAAATAAAGCGCGCATTAAACAACTCGAACAGCTCAAATCTATCGGCCAAGAATTGGCACAGACTCAAGCTGAGTTAGGACGAACACAAGCACGCTTAGAAGCGCTACAAAACCATCAGAATGAACGCTTGGAAGCGCTCAAGGAGGCGCAGCAAGAACGTCAAAGCCAGCTTGCAAACCTAAATAACAAACTCAGTGAGACACGCTCTGCTATCGCATATTTAAAAGAAAATGAGCAAACCTTAATCCAAACGTTAGAAGAGCTTGCCAAGGCGCAAAGAGAAGCCGAAGTACGTTTAGATGGGTTAGCCAAACTCAAAGGCAAAATGAGTTTACCGACCAGAGGTCGAATTAAGCATAAATTTGGCCAAAGCAAGCATGCTGGCATGAATTGGAAGGGCGTCCTCATTGGTGCAAAAGAAGGGGCTGAAATTGCGAGTGTCGCTCCCGGTCAAGTTGTGTATGCAGATTGGTTAAACGGCTTTGGTTGGGTTATTGTGCTCGATCATGGTCATGGTTTTATGAGCCTATACGGTCACGCTCAAACGCTGCTTCGCGATGTTGGCGATCAAGTTCGCAGTGGTGAAGTGATCGCTTTGGTAGGACAAAGCGGCGGACAAAGAGATCCTGGTCTATACTTTGAAATACGGCATAAGGGAAGCGCTGTAGATCCGATAAAATGGTGCAGATCCAGTTAACTGAATAACCCGTGCTGCACCTTGATGAGGAGCAGCACATGAATAAACAAACCCGTTTTTACGCGCTTGCAGCGCGCTATGTTGCATTGTTAAGCTTCCTGCTTTTGTTAAGTTTTAGCGCTTTTAGTCAAGCGTCTACACAAAAGTTTTCGGCTCAAGAAATCGATGAAATCCTGTATCATATTCACACCTATTATGTTGAAGACTTGCCTCTCAGTCGCTATAACGCAGGCAACTTGTCGAGCCTCTTTGACAATTTAGATCCCTACTCTAAATACCTCAACGAGGAAGACTTGGAATCCATCTTCAGTGCAGCAAATGGGCGCTACACTGGGCTTGGTATTGAAGTCGAGGAGCAAGATAATTACGTGGTTATTTTGGATACCCTACCCAATTCACCAGCAGCCCAAGCTGGAATAGAGAGCGGTGATAAACTCCACGCAATCAATGGTGCTAATGTCGCGGGTAAATCGATAGAAGAAGTGTCAGCCCTACTCAAAGCTGCAAATAAAAATCTCATTAATTTAGTGGTATTAAGACAAGGCGAGCTAGTTGCACTTGAGCTTAAACGTCAAGAGATAGTCATCGAGAGTGTCGCCAGTAAACTACTAAACGACGGTACAGGCTTTTTAAGCGTCAACAGTTTTAATCATCACACCTATCATGATGTTGCAAGACACATAAACCGACTGCAAGTACAATTAGGTAGCCCATTGAAAAAGCTGGTTATTGATTTACGTGACAACCCCGGTGGCACACTTAATAGTGCTGTGGCAATCTCAGATCTTTTTTTAGATAGTGGCACAATCGTCACGACCAAAGGCCGCTTCTACGACGCCAATCAGGCTTACATTGCAAAGCGGGGAGATATTCTAAATGGTGCGCCAATTTTGGTGTTAATCAACAATAGTTCCGCTTCAGCGGCCGAGATTTTAGCCGCCGCACTGAAGGATAATAAACGTGCCTTAGTCGTTGGCTTACGTTCCTATGGTAAAGGCTCGGTTCAATCCTTGATCCCAATTGGCAATGGTACTACTGCATTAAAGTTAACGACAGCGAGATACTACACACCAGCAGGTACATCAATTGAAGGTAAAGGCATAGAGCCCGATGTATATTTTACCAAACAAGCGCTTTCCCTGTTGGATAAAAGCGCTATAATCACTGGTGAAGAATCAATCAAAACGACAGGTATTGAACAGCTAGCGTCGCATTGGCCGAAGGCTCTGGCGTTAGTTCAATCACAGTAAATAAAAAACGGTCCTGTAGGGCTGTAAACTATAATAATAATTTGTGTGCTAAAAAAAATAATCGGGATGATACTGGCCTGTATGACCTTTGCAGTGCCAGCAAAACAGTTTGCCATTGTTATAGACGATATTGGCAATCACCAACGTGACTTAGAGTTACTGTCTTTACCGGGTGGGATCACCTTTTCGATCCTGCCCCATACGCCTTTTTCTCAACAATTTGCCTTTGCAGCCAGCCGCCAACAACGAGAGCTCTTATTACATGTACCAATGCAGGCACAAGACTCGGAAAAGGCCCTTGGCCCGGGCGCATTAACTACCGATATGGAAAAGTGGCAGTTGCAAATGACACTTGGCAATGCGCTATCGACATTGCCTCAGGTTAAAGGCGTAAACAATCACATGGGCTCAGCGTTAACCGAACAAATAGAGCCAATGAAATGGACAATGGAAATACTAAAAAAGCGCGGATTATACTTTTTAGATAGCCGTACCACGAGCCACAGCCAAGCCCAATATGCAGCCAACCTCTACGGCGTAAAAAATGTCGCTCGGCAGGTTTTTCTAGACAATGATATATCCACAGAGGCGCTCAACAAGCAGTGGCAACATATGCTTAAGCTACTTGATAATCACGAGCATGTTATTATCATTGCGCACCCATATAAGGAAACTGCTGCCTTTCTTGCAGCCAAGTTAGCTGAGCTTGAAAGTATTGACGCCAAACTTGTTCCCGTATCTCAACTGGTTGAACAAAAATACGTACGACTTGCAGAGATTGCTGAGCAACACGCTATTTCCGGGCAATTAAGACTCCAAGAATAAAGATTAACAATGATTATAATCAGACAGTTTAAAAGCGGCGAAGAAGCCGTGTTACGCAAGCTTATGTTTGACACAATACGATCGGTAAATATACAGCATTACTCCAATAGCCAAGTTAATGCATGGGCACATAGCGACGTTGTCGATAAAGGCTGGCAAGACCGATTAAGGAGCAATCAGCCCCTTGTCGCCGTGCTAAATGGTAAAATTGTTGGCTTTGCCGATATCCAAGCTGACGGTCTTATTGATCACTTTTTTTGCCATGCGGAACATCAAGGCCAAGGCATAGGTAAAGCACTTATGCTCGCGCTTTTAGAACAAAGCAAAACAACCAACACAACGCGCTTATTTTCCCATGTTAGTAAAACGGCTAAACCTTTCTTTGAACATTTTGGTTTCCAAGTGATAAAGGAGCAACAAGTGAATGTCCGTGGCGAAGTGTTAACCAATTACCTGATGGAAAAGGATATACCTGCCCGCTAGCAGGCATACGGACTATCTTCCCTAGTCAATGGGCGCAAACTGCGTTGGTAAGGCACTAAATTGCAATGATGGATTTTGCTTCATCCACTTTTTCTTATTAGGGATTTGGATCTTAAACTCATCATCCGTCACAAACTTTTGGGTTTTACCTTTTCCATCCACAAACTGAATTGATGCGGGCTCGGTAAATGTAAACTCTAGT
This portion of the Pseudoalteromonas sp. GCY genome encodes:
- a CDS encoding GNAT family N-acetyltransferase, which codes for MIIIRQFKSGEEAVLRKLMFDTIRSVNIQHYSNSQVNAWAHSDVVDKGWQDRLRSNQPLVAVLNGKIVGFADIQADGLIDHFFCHAEHQGQGIGKALMLALLEQSKTTNTTRLFSHVSKTAKPFFEHFGFQVIKEQQVNVRGEVLTNYLMEKDIPAR
- a CDS encoding divergent polysaccharide deacetylase family protein, coding for MTFAVPAKQFAIVIDDIGNHQRDLELLSLPGGITFSILPHTPFSQQFAFAASRQQRELLLHVPMQAQDSEKALGPGALTTDMEKWQLQMTLGNALSTLPQVKGVNNHMGSALTEQIEPMKWTMEILKKRGLYFLDSRTTSHSQAQYAANLYGVKNVARQVFLDNDISTEALNKQWQHMLKLLDNHEHVIIIAHPYKETAAFLAAKLAELESIDAKLVPVSQLVEQKYVRLAEIAEQHAISGQLRLQE
- a CDS encoding murein hydrolase activator EnvC family protein; the encoded protein is MPLKTTFHYSALLGAALLMATAPAVANESRTKQDLSEVQQQLKASQQALEKQRGEINSHEAKLKAFELDIAKSAKAISLTEIGIKENQTEQAELKKQESTLLNDKKKFEKILAAQLKSAYMTGSHDYSRMLLNQEHATKLERTIAYYDYLNKARIKQLEQLKSIGQELAQTQAELGRTQARLEALQNHQNERLEALKEAQQERQSQLANLNNKLSETRSAIAYLKENEQTLIQTLEELAKAQREAEVRLDGLAKLKGKMSLPTRGRIKHKFGQSKHAGMNWKGVLIGAKEGAEIASVAPGQVVYADWLNGFGWVIVLDHGHGFMSLYGHAQTLLRDVGDQVRSGEVIALVGQSGGQRDPGLYFEIRHKGSAVDPIKWCRSS
- a CDS encoding S41 family peptidase translates to MNKQTRFYALAARYVALLSFLLLLSFSAFSQASTQKFSAQEIDEILYHIHTYYVEDLPLSRYNAGNLSSLFDNLDPYSKYLNEEDLESIFSAANGRYTGLGIEVEEQDNYVVILDTLPNSPAAQAGIESGDKLHAINGANVAGKSIEEVSALLKAANKNLINLVVLRQGELVALELKRQEIVIESVASKLLNDGTGFLSVNSFNHHTYHDVARHINRLQVQLGSPLKKLVIDLRDNPGGTLNSAVAISDLFLDSGTIVTTKGRFYDANQAYIAKRGDILNGAPILVLINNSSASAAEILAAALKDNKRALVVGLRSYGKGSVQSLIPIGNGTTALKLTTARYYTPAGTSIEGKGIEPDVYFTKQALSLLDKSAIITGEESIKTTGIEQLASHWPKALALVQSQ